The DNA sequence attttgctctacttttttttagagataaCTGCCTGTAAGATAAATAAATGCATCTGTTAATTGAGAAAAGCTTGGAACGTGTAAGttcgaattaattaaaatgtttcaaatctAATGGTAAGTAGTTCCTACTAGCTATCCACAACGTAAAATCAAGATTTAGACTCGAAAAGTTAATATCAGATGAATCCCGCTTTTCACGACGAAAAGCGGGGAACAcagacacaaaaaatttacaaatttcctgacacaaataatttttgtgttgacaCAAATTCATATATTAGTGGTAGTAAAAGTTTTGCCAAAActtttgccaaaaaaaaatgtcgtgaGAGAACTCATTGCATGGGTGCTGAATACGTATTTGGGGAAGTATGTGGAAAATCTCAATACAGCACAGCTAACCGTTGCTCTATTGTCAGGTAGGAATAGTGGAACTATTATTACCGTAAAGTACCTACAGTGCATATGTCGAttcttatgtacaaaataGAAAGTTTCCCAcataaaaatctattttagGTAAAATTACGTCATGTTTTGTCTCATCTTATTCATGGTAATTATTTTAAGCGCCTTTTAGTGTTatattagattcattgatttgaGTGAGTGAGATTGTCAATCAATTCtcgtttaaaaattgttgtttgtcGTTCGGAATTTTTGATGTTGTGAAAAAGTTGTTATTGACATTAGAGACGTTAGATTAGAATTTCATAATTCTACGCAAAGATCAACGATCGCAAACCGGTCAATGTATAGATTATCGGAATTCTTTTCACGTGATATACCATCGGGattataaatcaaaataaatgaagttacCACTTAAGTAAGTTAAGTCTTATCTGCgtgtttacatttttaacaGTGGAAATGTTTATCGTGAATGCAGGTTTTGCGCGCGCACAGtctatttttagacccgtacgaagtactggggtcttatgggtttacgcatacgtttgtaacacgtcgaattggactccctgagtaaggggaaacctattgtggttgtctagagatgccaaatccgcggaaaaaaaatgtccgtctgtccgtctgtctgtctgcacgataacttgagtaaaacgcatccgattttgaaaattcttttttttcccgtttggtaatgtcaaaagacaggctaagttcgaagatgagtgattttggatcgacccctcccgagctgtggcccaataagtgctttacggtttttcgaagatatctccggacatttaaacgttaaacttgtaactgatacgtcaaataaaaggtatttacaataccgatcgacaaaaaaaaagtttatggaaatcggatgaccgactcgtgagttagaccccttggtgtgaaacaggcacagggcggcaagcagtttttgcttgtaggtcggccacatttgaacatatttcgtctgttttagctttattagataggtattgaccgtaccaatcagggaaaaaattttttatgaaattatgttctccggagcgtgagctaggtctcttggagtgagctcttatctggctactcggaagtacagtgaacgtggtgtattttgacaatatctcgagtaaattttgaccgaatttcatgattttttttttgtttgaaaggtattaacgaatgtaaagcgtcggtactatttccggtctcctaacaaaatggctgccggcggccatattggattttagtaaaatagaaatatcttgggaaaaatgatacttagagagtttctgttaacatggaaataatttgttatgtgtgtggggtttcagggattccatatacggacatctatatatacctatatacagctatattgagctatatacaggcatatagagctatataatagcatattcctctgtgaaatgtttatttatagtgaaatatagttaaatatagcggtatatagctgtttaaataggaatttatgaaatttgacttcgtacggggctgtctatattgcctccggcaatttagttgtatatgataacaaggcaaagagtggataatgtaagtgattttaaagggagaatagcttttcagtagagaatgaagtaagagaaatgaagagtttcacattaaaggcttttgatacgaataggtgtttcgtacgggtcggcgttagctatgtttcaACTGTGACTTATGCGCAGAAGTTTGACCGAATGGaatctttaaattttacttgCTATAGTCAGTTGTAAAGACGAATTTCGTAGTATGAAAACTGTAATTCGTTGTAGAAATTACCTGTTCAATGTCCGGAAAAAGGTGGTAAAATTACGGGGAACTAACATTCTCTGCGATTGTTCCATTAATTAACGATTAATTGACCCACAACAACCCTTAGCTCCATAGAAATCTTTAACGGTTATCCCCACATAACGATTCAATCTgtcacttcttttgtttgatgGATCGGCTAGTGTTTGATataccaaatcttttacttctttagttttactATACGCTTTGGTATTTAAGAGAACCCTAGCTAGAGATCATGAATCGTTATTGACGTCGTTgtctataacagatgattataGCCGTTTACATTTCTTAGGTGCATTTTGTAACCGACAAATCCATAATTCGCCTAAACATTTGactgattttttgttgttgtcaatTTTCAGGTGAGGTTGAATTGGAAAACCTCTCATTACGACGCGATGCCTTACGTAATTTGGGTCTGCCATTGCAAGCTCTCAGCGGTACGGtaggaaaaattaaacttcaaaTTCCAGTACGTCAATTTCGAACAGCACCATGGtgcattttaattgaaaatgtttatgtcGTCGTTGGACCGGTAAATTTAGACGAGGtacaatgaattgaatttccatattttctgttgcctaaacgaacgaaaaaaaaaattctctttcgATAGTGGGATGCCGAAGGAGAAGAACAAGCCGATTTAGATTTCAAATTGTCTCGCCTCGATGGCCTCGAAGCAAAGTGGCGTGCAAGCAGCGAGGCATCGATGGAGGGCGGTTACTATGCCTCATCGTATTCCGGCTGGTTGAGTTACGGCACATCGTTGATGACGAATATCGTCGACAATTTGGAATTGAAAATAAGAAACGTTCACATTCGCTATGAAGACTCGATCACGATTCCGGATCAACGGTTCGCCTTTGGCATCAACATTGAATCGTTGTCGGCACGGAGTTGTGATGCGAATTGGACGCCCGGCTATACGACCGCTTGGATAAAAGATTCGGCATCGTACAAATtggttgaattggaagcaatGTCCTTTTACTGGGATCCGTTGcataataatgaaatttttggtgaTATTAGTTCTAATGAATTGGCCGAGACAATTAGTAAGAGTAAATTTACGCATCAATATGTTGTGAGTCCTGTCTGTGCGCAGGCACACTTGAAACGAGATCGAAGTGAAACGCCGCTACGAACCCGAAGTCGGCCTCGATTAATTTGTGATTTAATATTAAACGAAGTGCAACTAACGCTGAATGATGTGAGTGTCAGCAAGCTTTTTCCCTCATCAATCATAATGATCggtaaacaaatttctttttcactttCCAATTTCAGTGGCATAGCCAAATGGTTGGTTGTGTGCGAGGATTGGATGACATTGCCAAATATCGACGATTTAAGCTGTTACGTCCGATGCATTCGGTACATGAAGGACCAAGAGCTTGTTGGTTGTATGCTGCTCGGTGTCACGGATTCCGGCGCATCAGTGCAGAGCGACACTGCAAAATAGCCAAAGATAATCTCGAATACATTGAGATCTACtcgaaaatcattaaaaatccCAACGAAGTTCTGACCACCAAATTGAAGGAGCACAAGGATGCAGTGGAAAAGGAACGGTCATACGATGAACTCAAACTGTTACGAGAGGTAAGTAGACGATCAATTCTCATTCATTTCTGGTCTTGCTATTGAAAACGTTTCCTGTCATAGATTTGCATGTTACGAATGCCAACACCCGAAGGTTTATCCAACGAAACGAATCAAGGACGCAGTATGCTAGTCCAATGGTTTCCACAATGGTGCAccgaaaaaaaacgagccatcagaacagtcggagcgtttgctgcgactgagccccgtacaaacccgtatatctattgcgtacgtgaccctagtgcgtctgtcaccctactttgaccgtaagcctatgcgccggttaaagtagttaaagtaaaattattatgtaatatgtacatcttagaaattgcgcatagcgcaattacgaagccccgtacgacgttcctttcaaataaaacaaaactttcaaatagccctaaaattttaatttattgagtataaatacacatagggcctagtatcggcctcagtccgaggatccaatttttttttcaactacattctattcggcctttgattaccttccaaatgaaacaaaaattacgaaaaacggatgaaatttgctcgagttatatgtaaaatacacatagggccctagtagcggccttagtccgaggacccaaatttaattttttttcaacaacattctattcggcctttgattaccttccaaatgaaacaaaaattacgaaaaacggatgaaatttgctcgagttatatgtaaaatacacatagggccctagtagcggccttagtccgaggacccaaatttaattttttttcaacaacattctattcggcctttgattaccttccaaatgacacaaaaattacgaaaaacgaatgaaatttactcgagttcaatgtaaaatacacatagggccctaatagtggccttagtccaaggacccaaatttaattttttttcaacaactttctattcggcgttcgattaccttccaaatgacacaaaaattacgaaaaacgaatgaaatttactcgagttctatgtaaaatacacatagggccctagtagtggccttagtccaaggacccaaatttaatttttttttcaacaactttctattcggcgttcgattaccttccaaatgacacaaaaattacgaaaaacgaatgaaatttactcgagttgtatgtaaaatacacatagggccctagtagcggccttagtccgaggacccaaatttatttttttttatacaacattctattcggcctttgattaccttccaaatgaaacaaaaattacgaaaaacggatgaaatttgctcgagttatatgtaaaatacacatagggccctagtagcggccttagtccaaggtcccaaatttaatttttttttcaacaacattctattcggtgttcgattatctttcaaatgaaacaaaaattacgaaaaacggatgaaatatactcgagttatatgtaaaatacacatagggccctagtatcggcctcagtccgaggacccaaatttattttttttttcaactacattttattcggcctttgattacctcccaaatgaaacaaaaattacgaaaaacggatgaaatatactcgagttatatgtgaaatacacatagggccctagtagcggccttaggccaaggacccaaatttaattttttttcaacaacattctattcggcctttgattaccttccaaatgaaacaaaaattacgaaaaacggatgaaatatactcgagttatatgtaaaatacacatagggccctagtagtggcctaagtccaaggacccaaatttaattttttttcaacaacattctattcggcattcgattaccttccaaatcaaacaaaaattacgaaaaacgaatgaaatttactcgagttctatgtaaaatacacatagggccctagtagcatttcacttctaaggccctaactcacggtccactcacccgattttaaaaaacttttttttcctggattggtttTGACaatgccgtgtcatttacatttccatcgtttattttgccataaatatcaccaaaagaccttaaatcacttaggtggccctaactcacgaagggccgacccgaatatgcccatcttcgaacttagcctcactatttcgactatctttcagggaaaaaaaaatttttgaaatcggatttgatttactcaagatatcgacgtgacagacggacagacaaaatttttattgcagattcgtcatctatgaacataggcaaacactttgcccttaccgtctgcttcgaattccatcaattacacacggcatcgtaatcctataagcccctttgtacttcgtacggggctaaaaatagcAGCTACCCAGAGACATTCATAAGGCATCAATTGTTTATAGAACAGCCAGCAAAGGATCCATTCACCGGGAGGcttccaaatttatttgtattatGTTGGTACTCTcttttaattgtaaatttcataaaatcaatgGTGAACATCCAAACTATGATAGCAACTCTGGCAATAAAACCTGTGGACAGAACAGAGGCAGTTTATTTGCAAACATGAAATCGAGGAAGAAAGAAAGTTTGCATATAAACTCCATTTTCAAGGTTAACTGCAAGAGCTGTGGATTTTGCAGAGTTTTCCACACTGATCGTTTCGATATCTTTGCAACATTGGACTTCATTGTCACAAAATTATGCAGAAAAGTGGGACGGtgaatgaatttaattaaacaacgAAACCTCAAGTAGTTAATCACTTCAGTTTTACATCTTTTTATTCATGGTCAAGTCCACAGAAACACTCATCATTTGTTGAAAGAAACTGCATTTCATGGTCCATTAtccgaaaataatgaaaaaaatcggACCGATTAGTGGAATATCGTCAATGAGGTTTGAATCGTTTCaccgaattttcaaaaacataataaaaacGATCAGCTGTAGGAAAAATCTTTTGGAGTcatgtttcttcaaaattaGAATGAGGTATGCCAGCATTTTTCTAAAGTTCCAATCTATGGCGGTTTCAATGTCCTGCGGTAAAAAACTGGAGATAGCCTCTAAGGATTTGTTGCAAAAATTCGAGtgtgatttttcattgaacGAATGTGTGTATACCACCAAATTCGTCAAAACTAGTTTTATAGAGGTGAAAATCGGCTATGTTTGTCGGATCGAAAATGAAGACGATGAAAGTCCGGTTTTCGGgttaattaacaaaataattgtaagcgacgataaattcttttttggaTACCAATTACTTACAACAATCGGCTTTCACAAGCACTATAATGCATATAAAGTTGTTGCTGACGACGTATTTTTTATTAGACCtgcaaattttcattgtaaattttcgTATATCTTTGAAGgtgttaaaaatgtaaaattagtAACTTGggattaaataaaataaaaattgcctATTCGCCTATTCGTATTGCATGATGTAAAGGAATAAGTCTGATGTTGGTCGAAtcacagaaaattaaattactgCACAACAGTACTCGAATAtaagaaattttgaagttcaatttcacaatacAGCCCATCTGTACATCGATGTACAGCAAAACTGTACCACGGAGATGTACGATGTAATAGGAATTAATGTCTGTCAAACACAAGTACTTGGTTGCGAAGTGGGTAAGTTGGTGGATTAGAGTACCGTAGGTTCCGGGTTCGAACCTCGGCggtcgcaatttttttttttaataatgtttACAATAACATTACACTGAAAATTGACGAATTTGGGCTATATTTTCTGTagaaatattgtttgtttCCTCAGAAAGTCAGCGTTCCCTCACCTGTACCAGCTAGGCTGTACAATTCAcaccgtaagtgcggtcgaaattcaaaatggaaagtgcggaggtctttctaacgtagcgtcattttcatacaaggaagtgttgaaatgtatttttcggttcactttttcatcgaatcgttcacttaaaattcaaattttaggcacacttacggcgtgaatactACTGCTACGCTGTACAATGCTACTGCTACGCTAACAATTGGGTGTGTCCCGAATTTGTGCAGTAAATTTGTACAGAGACTACAGCTGAgctgaacagtttttttttgggtgtgGGGATGGTATGGATCACCAGCACAAACGTCATCGTCTCAACAGCAATCAAGTTCCTTAGTTGCATTAGATGCGACAACACCAAAAGATCAACATCAGCTAGAAGATGAACTGCTCGACGCGCTTGCCGAATCGCCGTCGGCTTGAATCTCGATTACATATaagctgttcgaagttttggcgaattgactttTAAtgcgaagtttttttttttaatttacgcGATGTTATTTGAACGTTGCCATACTAGCCGTgccaaaaaatttaactttaccGCCATTTTCATACGTCTTTTCGATAGAATTTTCCTTTATATGGAGAGGGGaaacttttcgaaatttaCAGCTGATCGAACTGTCATCACAAATGTAAGCAAACAGCAACTAGAAGACTTTTGTCAGTTTATACTGTGCACCTCCATCGgtcgaatatttatttattttacatttcttaTAAACGGAACCGTACGACGTTCATAGCCTCTGTCGATTATGTGGCACATATTCGGAAAATATGATTGATGTTTTGAATCGGTACCAGGATAGACCATCACCAGCGAGTGAGACAAGCATTTTAGAGATTATACACAACTGTCTGCCAGTTCAGGTAGATCTGCAAGATCCTCTGAGTCTATTTGCAGCTGAAGAAAGCGTATCCTTACAGCGGTCTTTAACTATTTTCAGATAAGTAATTTCGATGGTCTGCCATCGATGGTCTGCGAATCCTGTTGCGATAAATCTAGGAATGTGTACGCATTCATCCAACTGATACTGACCACCCAGCGAATGTTCCTTAAGAATTTAGATACCGTCGATCTGATCAAAACGAATAAGAACAAAGTTGTGCAAAGATTCGCACTTGACGATACAGAGAAATCGGGCAACGTCAGGTGAGCGAAATTCATTCTTCAATCAATTCGATGTGGAAGATTGAATGATGAAAGCAGTAACTAGCACACATGTAATGAGTCTAACAGCCTTTTATACAACTTTGCAGTTCGGCAGATTATTCAAAACCATCGACCAATGATTCGTCAGTTCAGCAGGTCTTCGAGAATCTACAAAAAACTCGAACGAACGTGACCATATCGAAAGTGAAATGCTCGAAGCCAATCCAAACTCAGCCCAGCGAGACAATTGTTGTAGAGGAAGCGGAACCAGAACCGGACAACCAAAAAGTCGATACAATTACCGACAGTCAGAGTTCAGATGTGGATGCTAACGACGATACAAATCAAATCATCGAGTATTATGAGGAGTACTTGAATGACTTCGACCAGTCCAACGAGGAGGACTTAGAAGCCATGGAAAAAGAATGCGACACCTCACCGCCAGTCGAACCAACAGCAGTGACGTCGTCGTTAACTGTTCAGCCAGTAAATGCAACCACAAAATCTTCCGGTAAACCGACCGTGGTAAAAATGCTGTGCGAAGCATCGTTCGTCTGCATGACCTGTAAAATTAATGTGAACACATTCGAAGAGCTGCGGATCCACATGAAAACGAACGTTGCGTGCAAGAAAATTCACACCACATGCGAAACGTGCGGAAAGTGTTGTGACAGCAAAAAGTCCCTGTACCAGCATACGTTGACCCATAAGCAAAAGTCGGCGTATGTGTGCGAGGAGTGCGGGAAAGTTTACACGAATCGATTTAATCTGGAAAATCACAAATCGTAAGCTACTCACGATCGTTTGACGAGCGATGAAGAGCCAATAACCATTTGCCATTCCACAGGTCCTTTCATGGCGAGCAGGTCGAAGAGTACGGCAGCATTTATAAATGTAAGATTTGCGACGATCAATTCACGAATCGAAAGGATCTGTATGATCATTTGAGCAATCACCGCAAGATGCCGTCGGTGAATTTATGCGAAAATTGCGGGAAATGTTTCGATTTTCCGGAACAGCTTCGGTCACATGTTCGCATCCATTCTGACCATCGCCCATTTCCTTGCACCTATTGTGACAAACGTTTTCGATCTCGACTCCAGCAGCTTCAACACCTACACGTACACAACGGTAAGTGAAAATGAAGAGCAGGGACACCCATCACAAAGCGTCaacttcaataaatattttcaggcgagaaacaatttatttgtctACACTGCGGCAAAGCCTTCGCCAAACGAGGCTCACTCGTCGTTCATTCCCGTCTTCACAGTGGCGAGACCCCATTCGCGTGTACACAGTGCGATGAAAAGTTTACGTCGCCCGGCAAGTTGAAAACTCATGTCAAGTACCACAGCACAGACGATAGAAATAAAGACGAGTGAGGACACTACAACCATTTGACAttttaattcaacaaaatgaaagcATTTCCTACGACTACACTGCGACATGAGACATCAATTTGCCTTaacaattttaccaaaaatgatCATACAAGTCAATCCCGCCAAACATCCCAGACCAGCACTCCCAGCCACCGCTTTGGGAAGACTAATTTTATATCTGCGACTCACAACAGTTCCCACTACACCGCCAAGAACCATTCCACCAATCGACCACTTATccgtcaaattctgtccattATTGGCCAGCAATCTCCAACTGCGATCCTGCCACTCGATTAGGCTTTTATTACGCATTACTAACGTCGTCGCAATCACACCAA is a window from the Bradysia coprophila strain Holo2 unplaced genomic scaffold, BU_Bcop_v1 contig_94, whole genome shotgun sequence genome containing:
- the LOC119084993 gene encoding uncharacterized protein LOC119084993 — its product is MSISQLFPMAELAEDQQFPRLILYTHVVHRMVNFSAGIAVISTGARLAYRKLRPPSDPTKYAILQQSFAKSLVSASSKSLLIAPAVGVIATTLVMRNKSLIEWQDRSWRLLANNGQNLTDKWSIGGMVLGGVVGTVVSRRYKISLPKAVAGSAGLGCLAGLTCMIIFGKIVKAN
- the LOC119084988 gene encoding zinc finger protein 675-like, which encodes MIDVLNRYQDRPSPASETSILEIIHNCLPVQISNFDGLPSMVCESCCDKSRNVYAFIQLILTTQRMFLKNLDTVDLIKTNKNKVVQRFALDDTEKSGNVSSADYSKPSTNDSSVQQVFENLQKTRTNVTISKVKCSKPIQTQPSETIVVEEAEPEPDNQKVDTITDSQSSDVDANDDTNQIIEYYEEYLNDFDQSNEEDLEAMEKECDTSPPVEPTAVTSSLTVQPVNATTKSSGKPTVVKMLCEASFVCMTCKINVNTFEELRIHMKTNVACKKIHTTCETCGKCCDSKKSLYQHTLTHKQKSAYVCEECGKVYTNRFNLENHKSSFHGEQVEEYGSIYKCKICDDQFTNRKDLYDHLSNHRKMPSVNLCENCGKCFDFPEQLRSHVRIHSDHRPFPCTYCDKRFRSRLQQLQHLHVHNGEKQFICLHCGKAFAKRGSLVVHSRLHSGETPFACTQCDEKFTSPGKLKTHVKYHSTDDRNKDE